One window from the genome of Grus americana isolate bGruAme1 chromosome 2, bGruAme1.mat, whole genome shotgun sequence encodes:
- the IGFBP1 gene encoding insulin-like growth factor-binding protein 1 isoform X2: MSSLRSLLRRCWLPSLLLPALLGPRLAAGVALQPVHCAPCTQEKLALCPPVAPGCPETARQPGCGCCQTCALGPGQPCGVYTARCRQGLRCHVPAGEPQPLSALIQGQGTCLPASEAGGMRTAEPADSIEPEDMPLESTEMTQDQLLSYQLMFAIGQDKSIPWNAITAYENMKAKRISELKKWKEQGPCQKELYRALYKLAKAQQRNGGEIYKFYLPNCNKNGFYHSKQCETSLDGESAGCWCVYPKNGRRIPGSPEMKGDPECQQYLNSQD; this comes from the exons ATGAGTAGCCTGCGGTCTCTGCTGCGCCGCTGCTGGCTGCcgtccctgctgctgccggcACTCCTGGGCCCCCGTCTCGCCGCCGGGGTGGCCCTGCAGCCCGTGCACTGCGCCCCGTGCACCCAGGAGAAGCTCGCCCTCTGCCCGCCCGTCGCGCCCGGCTGCCCGGAGACGGCCCGGCAGCCCGGCTGCGGCTGCTGCCAAACCTGCGCCCTCGGGCCGGGCCAGCCGTGCGGGGTCTACACGGCCCGCTGCCGCCAGGGGCTCCGCTGCCACGTCCCCGCGGGAGAGCCCCAGCCCCTTTCCGCCCTCATCCAGGGGCAAGGGACGTGCCTGCCCGCCAGCGAGGCCGGAGGGATGCGCACGGCGGAGCCGGCAG ACTCTATTGAACCTGAGGATATGCCTTTGGAAAGCACTGAAATGACACAGGATCAACTGCTGAGCTATCAGTTGATGTTTGCCATAGGCCAGGACAAATCCATCCCCTGGAATGCAATCACTGCAtatgaaaacatgaaagcaaagagaataTCTGAACTCAAGAAATGGAAAGAGCAG GGACCTTGTCAGAAAGAGCTCTACAGAGCCCTGTATAAATTGGCGAAGGCTCAGCAGAGAAACGGAGGGGAGATTTACAAATTCTACTTGCCCAACTGCAACAAGAATGGATTTTACCACAGTAAACAG TGTGAAACTTCACTGGATGGAGAGTCTGCTGGATGCTGGTGTGTCTATccaaaaaatggaagaagaattCCTGGATCTCCAGAAATGAAAGGAGACCCTGAATGCCAACAGTATCTCAACTCACaagactaa
- the IGFBP1 gene encoding insulin-like growth factor-binding protein 1 isoform X1, with the protein MSSLRSLLRRCWLPSLLLPALLGPRLAAGVALQPVHCAPCTQEKLALCPPVAPGCPETARQPGCGCCQTCALGPGQPCGVYTARCRQGLRCHVPAGEPQPLSALIQGQGTCLPASEAGGMRTAEPADSIEPEDMPLESTEMTQDQLLSYQLMFAIGQDKSIPWNAITAYENMKAKRISELKKWKEQGPCQKELYRALYKLAKAQQRNGGEIYKFYLPNCNKNGFYHSKQVRAFSPVCSQQHCDQPDTANPFIALCSQTHEFAAAGKAGCENRDT; encoded by the exons ATGAGTAGCCTGCGGTCTCTGCTGCGCCGCTGCTGGCTGCcgtccctgctgctgccggcACTCCTGGGCCCCCGTCTCGCCGCCGGGGTGGCCCTGCAGCCCGTGCACTGCGCCCCGTGCACCCAGGAGAAGCTCGCCCTCTGCCCGCCCGTCGCGCCCGGCTGCCCGGAGACGGCCCGGCAGCCCGGCTGCGGCTGCTGCCAAACCTGCGCCCTCGGGCCGGGCCAGCCGTGCGGGGTCTACACGGCCCGCTGCCGCCAGGGGCTCCGCTGCCACGTCCCCGCGGGAGAGCCCCAGCCCCTTTCCGCCCTCATCCAGGGGCAAGGGACGTGCCTGCCCGCCAGCGAGGCCGGAGGGATGCGCACGGCGGAGCCGGCAG ACTCTATTGAACCTGAGGATATGCCTTTGGAAAGCACTGAAATGACACAGGATCAACTGCTGAGCTATCAGTTGATGTTTGCCATAGGCCAGGACAAATCCATCCCCTGGAATGCAATCACTGCAtatgaaaacatgaaagcaaagagaataTCTGAACTCAAGAAATGGAAAGAGCAG GGACCTTGTCAGAAAGAGCTCTACAGAGCCCTGTATAAATTGGCGAAGGCTCAGCAGAGAAACGGAGGGGAGATTTACAAATTCTACTTGCCCAACTGCAACAAGAATGGATTTTACCACAGTAAACAGGTACGTGCTTTTTCCCCTGTCTGCTCACAGCAGCACTGCGACCAGCCTGACACAGCCAACCCTTTCATagccctctgctcccagacTCACGAgtttgcagctgctggaaaagcaggttGTGAAAACAGGGATACTTAG
- the CCDC201 gene encoding coiled-coil domain-containing protein 201: MSEEEDSFLNVKRSLKKRMVKHSTPVDSVLSRTMPSLRDLTNPSIKDQDASKRAYGSPVPQSHLNRSLAQVSLVGVEAYFPHMSPKRLSTVFDSQELSQSSRAVFSRRRLSTVLASDESNEEQSDKVVPNMETEAPAKASEEAAVISKSGPSWLVTGIPGVKDVPIVKTRKKKIDKALVRKKQREWVLRQLKNIEEATEHELTIEEA, translated from the exons ATGTCAGAGGAAGAAGATTCTTTTCTGAATGTTAAAAGATCTCTGAAAAAGAGAATGGTGAAACACAGCACTCCAGTGGACTCAGTGCTTTCAAGAACAATGCCATCTCTTAGAGATCTGACAAATCCGTCAATCAAGGACCAAGATGCCAGTAAGAGAGCTTATGGATCTCCGGTGCCACAATCACATTTAAATAGATCGTTAGCTCAAGTCTCATTAGTAGGTGTTGAAGCATACTTCCCTCATATGTCCCCAAAAAGGCTTTCAACAGTGTTTGACTCACAAGAATTAAGCCAAAGCTCTCGAGCTGTATTTTCTAGAAGGAGGCTTTCCACAGTGTTGGCCTCTGATGAATCAAATGAAGAGCAAAGTGACAAGGTTGTCCCAAACATGGAAACTGAAGCTCCTGCCAAAGCATCTGAGGAGGCTGCAGTAATTTCCAAGAGTGGACCTTCATGGCTTGTTACTGGAATACCAGGGGTAAAAGATGTCCCGATagtaaaaaccagaaagaagaaaattgataAAGCTCTTGTG agaaagaaacaaagagaatgGGTGCTTCGTCAACTTAAAAACATTGAGGAGGCAACTGAACATGAACTGACAATTGAAGAAGCTTGA